A DNA window from Agarivorans sp. TSD2052 contains the following coding sequences:
- a CDS encoding DUF6471 domain-containing protein — protein MNPEQSIRNRQALQPYKDSIKRYIRSAMQLKGVQYKYLSDELAKRDIEMKEGNLRSKVYAGTLPTDLFIVLVEILDMPTQALSDIIANKDK, from the coding sequence ATGAACCCAGAACAGAGTATTAGAAATCGACAAGCCTTGCAGCCTTATAAAGACAGTATTAAGCGATATATTCGATCGGCGATGCAATTAAAGGGGGTTCAATACAAATATTTGTCGGATGAGTTAGCCAAGCGAGACATTGAAATGAAAGAAGGTAATCTTCGTAGTAAGGTGTATGCAGGCACCCTGCCCACTGATTTATTTATTGTATTAGTAGAAATTTTAGACATGCCAACACAGGCACTGAGCGACATCATCGCCAATAAAGACAAATAG